The genomic interval GCCGGGCTTGGCGGCCGCGGCCTTGAAGGCGTCGAAGGCGATCAGGCGCTGCGCGCGTTCGGGGGCGACGCTGGCGGTGAGCGCCTGGAAGCCGGGATAGTCGATCTGCGGGTTGGCTTGGGCCAGCGCGGGGGTGGCCGTGAGGGCGAGAGCGAGAAGCAGCGTGCGCATGGTGATCCTCCCTTGAATGCGGGGAGGCTAGGCCGCGCTTGCTGGCTCTGCGATGAACCGAAAATGTCGCCGGGCCGCGAAGAGACCCGCGGCCCGGCGTAGTGCAGGGGATGGTTGCGGAGCGGGCCTCAGGCGGCTTCGCTCTCGTCGTCCTCGTCCCAGGGTTCGTAGACCTCGTCCTCGATCAGATTGTCGACCGCGTGGACGCGCACCCCGATAACCCAATCCTCGAGCGGGCCTTCCCAGCCGGCCTCGACCTCGGTCAGGGCCTCGGCGGCGTCAGCAGGGCGGTCGCCGACGAGGTCGAAATCCTGCACGCCGTCGTCGGGCGGGGTGATGTAGACATGCGGGTCGAGCCGGACGTTGGTCCAGCCCGCGGTGGCGGCAAGACCCTCGACCTCGACGACCAACAGCGGATTTTCCTCGTCGCCGTCGATTCCGGCGTTCACTTCGACGATTTCGCGGACCAGTTCGCTCATCACATGGGCTCCTTGTGCGAAAAGGGGCGGGACCATGCCGGTCCCGCCCCCTGATACGCGGCGCATGTGACAGATTGGCGCGTGTCTTACTGCTTCTCGAACGCGGCGTGGATTTCGAGTTCGACTTCGTCGCTGACATAGGGAATGCCCATCGAGACGCCGAAGTCGCTGCGCTTGATCGTCGTTTCGGCCTCGAAACCGATGGTTTCCTTCTTGTTCATGCCGACGCCCGCGCCGTGGAAATCGACGTCGAGCGTCACCGGCTTGGTCACGCCGTTGAGGGTGAGATTGCCGGTGACCTTCGCCTCGTCGCCGTCATCGTCGAGGACGACGCCGGTCGAGACGAATTTGGCGTCGGCGGGATTGGCGCCGAAGAAATCGGCCTTGCCGCCGTCCTTGCCGGGGCGGAGCAGGTGGCTCGTCAGCCCGGCGCTCGCGGTGGTGACTTTCGACACCGGGATCGTCACGTCGACCTTGGCGGCGGCGGGGTTGGCGGGGTCGATGACGAGCGTGCCGGTCACGTCGCCGAAGATGCCGGTATATTTGCTGAAGCCGAGGTGATCGACCTCCCACACGACCATCGTGTGGCCGGGGTCGGCGGCATAGGTGCCCGCGGTGACGCGCGACTTGTCGGGCGCGCCGGGAGCGGAACCGCCCTGCGCGACGACGATCGGGGTGGCGACGGCGGCGATGAGGGCGAGGGCGGCAAGGGGAGCAATGCGGCGCATAGGGGGACCTCCTGTTGTGGAGGGCGCAAGCTAGGCGACGGCGGGGGACGGCGTCAACAAGCGGCGGAGAAACGCAGCGTTTCGGTTCGCTTCGCGGAGAGGCTCAGGGCGCGCGGCGCGCCTCGAACCATTGGCGCAGCGCCGCGGCGGCGCAGCCGGTGAAGCCGTAGGACCCCACGGGCGAGCAGCTGTTGGGGCGGGTCGCGCGCGCGACATTTTCATAGCCCTCGACCGCCGAGGCCCAGCTGCCGCCGCCGACGGGGGCGTCGTCCTTCAACTCCTCGCGCAATTCCTTCGGCACGCGGTAGCGTTCGGTCTCGGGCTGCTGCGCGCAGACGACGATCTCGCCCTCCTGCGCCTCGGGGCAGGGTTCGTCGCCATAAGTGTAGAGCACCGAGGTGCGCTGCGGCGGCGAACTCGATTGCGCGAGACTTTCCTGCGCGGGCGCGGGCGCGGTGACGGCGAGCGCCGCGAGGAGGGGGAGGAGGCCGGCCTTTTTCTTCATCACAGATCGCGTTCCCAGACCCCGTTTCCCTTTTTGGCGATGAAACGCGGCAGATGAACCTAAGCCGAACTGCGCCCCGGGCAAAAAAATTTCGATTGGGTGACATGGTCTTATCGCCTTGCCGTGCAGGACGTCCGACAAGCTGCGCAACTTTCGCCCGGCCCGCGAGTATTCATGTGCCAGAACGGGCCACGTCAATTGGCGGGCGCGAGCTGCGGGGGCAGCTGGTTCAATTGAAGGAGTAGGGTATGGGTGCCGTTTCGAAGAGTTCAGGCGCGATGCTGATGCTGGCGATGCTCGCCGCACCGGCGACGGGTAGCCTGGCGGCGCAGGAGCAGGACACGTCCGGCAGCGAAGTGATGGCGACCGTTTACGGTCAACTGCCTTCGCCCGAAGAAATGACCAAGGGGCCCAAGGTCGAAGGCATCATCTCGGCGCGCAGCGACGGCCGGATGCAGGTCACGACCGCAGACGGCAACAACACGGCGATCGCGATCGCCGACTATACCAAGATCAAGAGCAGCGGAGGCTTTCTGGGCCTCGACCGCGACAAGCTCGCGGCCAATTCGCTGCTCAACGGCCTGCCGGTCAGCGTCGAAACCCTCCAGTGGGACGGCGGACTGGTGGCGAGCGAGGTCAAGCTGAAGAGCAAGGACCTGCGCACCGCGTCGATGATCCACACCGGCACCGACCAGCGTTTCGCCGAGCAGACGGCGGCGACCGACGCGCTGCGCAGCCGCGTCGGCGACATCGACCAGTATAACGTCAAGGCGACGACCAACGTGAACTTCGACACCGGCAAGGCCGTGCTGTCCGAACAGGCGAAGGCCGATCTCTGCGCCGCGGCGAACCAGGCCGAAGGCATGGACAATGCGCTGCTGCTCGTCGTCGGCTACACCGATTCCACCGGCAGCCAGGAATTCAACCAGCTGCTCAGCGAAAAGCGCGCCGGCCGCGTGGTCAACCACCTGCAGCAGGCCTGCGGCTGGAAACCCTATCGGATGCTGACGCCGACCGGCATGGCCGAAGCCGACCCGGCGGCGGACAACACCACCCCCGAAGGCAAGGCGCAGAACCGCCGCGTCGCGGTGAACATTCTGGTCAGCAAGGCGACCGACGGCCTGTAAGATCGGCGGGGGCGGGCCATGGTCCGCCCCATTCCCGGCATTCGTCATTCCCGCGAAAGCGGGAACCCAGTGTGGGGTCAGCCGACGCGCGCTCTGGGTTCCCGCTTTCGCGGGAATGACGATTCGGTGATCGCGCTCTAGCCGCCCTCGAGACCGTCGAGCGACGCCGCGATCGCGTCCCACAGCTGCGCGAGCTCGTCGGGCGCGATGCAATAGGGCGGCATCGCATAGAGCGTGTTGCCGAGCGGACGAAGCAGGACGCCGCGGTCGCGATAGAAAGCGGTGAGGCGCGGGGCGAGGTTCGAGAGATAGCCGGCGTCGGAAACGACGATGTCGAGCGCGGCGATCGTGCCGAGGCGGCGCGGATTGGCGACGCGCGGATCATGCGACAGCAGCGAAAGATGCGCGGCCTGCGCGTCGGCGAGCGCGTCGATGCGCGCCTGCACCGGCTCGTCGCGCCAGATGGCGAGATTGGCGTTCGCGGCGGCGCAAGCGATCGGGTTCGCGGTGTAGCTCGACGAATGATAGAAGGCCTTGCCGCGGTCTTTCGAAAAATGGGCCGCGAAGATCGGTTCGATGCAGAGCGTCACCGCGAGCGGGATCGCGCCGCCCGTCAGCCCCTTCGACAGGCACATGATGTCGGGGATGACGCCCGCCTGGTCGCAGGCGAAGCGCGTTCCGGTGCGGCCCCATCCGGTCATCACCTCGTCGGCGATGAAGAGGACATTGTGGCGCGCGCAGATCGCGCGCATCTCGGCGAGCACCCATGCGGGGTAGATGAGCATGCCGCCGGCGCCGAGGATCAGCGGTTCGACGATGAAGGCAGCGGGCGCGCCGCCCGTTTCTTGGGCTGCGCACGCGGCTTCGAGCGCGTCGAGCGTGGCCTGTTCCATGCCTTCGTGCGGGAAGGGGATGGTGCCGACGTCGAACAGCAAAGGCTGCCAGGCGCGGTTGTAGACGCCGCGCTCGCCAACCGACATCGTGCCGATCGTGTCGCCGTGATAGCTATGTTCGAGGACGAGGACGCGGCTGCGCGCCTCGCCGATGTTGAACCAGTAGCCGAGCGCCATCTTGAGCGCGACCTCGACGCTGGTCGAGCCCGAGTCCGAGAAGAAGACGCGGGTGAGCGGATCGGGCGTGATGCGGACCAGCTCGACGGCGAGGCTTTCGGCGGGTTCGTGCGTCCAGCCGGCGAAGATGAGCTGGTCGAGCTTTTCGGACTGGTCGCGGATCGCCGCCATGATGCGCGGGTGCGCGTGGCCGTGGGTGGTGACCCACCATGACGAGATGGCGTCGATCCAGCTGTTGCCGTTCGCGTCGTAGAGTCTGGCGTCTTTGGCGCGGCTGATCAGCGGGATCGGGTCGCCGAGACCGTGCTGGGTGAAGGGGTGCCAGACGGGGGAGGGGGGGGTCTGCGTCATCTCTTACCTCGTCATTCCCGCGAAAGCGGGAACCCAGTGGCACCGTTGCTGGTCGAATGCCACCCTGCGGGTGAATATATTGTCTCGCTGGGTTCCCGCTTTCGCGGGAATGACGAAGATTAGAGGAAGTCGGCGATCTGGAAGTTTGCTTTGAACGAGGCAGCCAGCGTTGCGCTGTCCAGCGGGTTGATGATCGGCAGGCGGCCGAGGCGGCGGACGCCGGAGATTTCGGCGATGATCGCCTCGCTGTCCTCGACCGCATCGCCGAGGAAAGCGAGACCGTGGATCGGGATGTTGCGGCTTCTCAAGGCCTCGATCGTCAGCAGGCTGTGGTTGATCGTGCCGAGGCTGGTGCGCGCGCAGACGATTACGGGGATCTGCCATTGCGCGAAGAGGTCGGCGTAGAGGGTCGTCCGCGTGACGGGGACGAGCGCGCCGCCCGCGCCTTCGACGATCAGGTCGCCGGGGGGCGGTGTGAGCGTTTCGACGTCGATCTTAACACCGTCAATTTCGGCGGCGCGATGCGGCGAGGCGGGAGTGACGAGGCGGTAGGCTTCGGGCAAGATGCGTACGCCGGCGAGGCGCGCGACGGCCTCGCTGTCACTCTCTTCCTCGAGGCCGGACTGAATCGGTTTCCAGTAAGGCGCGCCGGTCGCCTGCGCCAAAGCGGCGGAAAAGATGGTTTTTCCGATGCCAGTGTCGGTGCCGGTAACGACGAAGCGGGTCATGCCGCGGCCATCGCCTGGGCCAGCGCATCGGCCATCGCGTCGATGTTGGCTTCGTCAACATTGAGCGTGATCGCGATGCGGAGGCGCGCGCTACCCTCGGCGACCGTCGGCGGGCGGATGCCGCGAATGTCGAAGCCCGCGTCGCGTAGGCTTGCCGCGATGCGCATCGTGCGGTCGTTGTCGCCGATGATCACGGGCAGGATCTGGGTGCCGCTCGCCGGGATGCCCAGGGGCACGAGGCGCTCGGCGGCGTGGCGGACGAGCGCGTGGAGGCGGGCCTGGCGCTCGGGCTGGTTCGCGGCGATCTCGATCGCCTGGCGGACAAGCCAGGCGCTGAGCGGCGAAGGCGCGGTCGAGAAGATGAAGGGGCGGCCGCGGTTGACGAGGAAGTCGCAGGCGATCGCGGGGGCGCAGAGCAGCGCGCCCTCGGCGCCCAATGCCTTGCCGCAGGTGTGGAGCGTGACGAGATTGTCGCGGCGCGGCAGCGCGTGCGCGAGGCCCGTGCCGCCGGGACCGAAGACGCCGGTGGCGTGCGCTTCGTCGACGACGAGGACCGCGTCGTGGCGGTCGGCGACCGCGGCGAGATCGGCGAGCGGGGCGCGGTCGCCGTCCATGCTGTAGAGGCTTTCGACCGCGATCCACGGCGTTCCGGCGCCGCCGCCGGCGCGCCAGCGCGAAATGATGTCGTCGAAGCTCTGCGCGTCATTGTGCGCGGCGGCGACATGGCCGGCGCGGCCGAGCTTCATCCCGTCGTGCGCGCTCGCGTGGATCAGCGCGTCGTGGACGATAAGGTCGCCGCGCTGCGGCAGCGTCGCGAAAAGCGCGGCGTTGGCGGCGAAACCGGTCGCGAAGAAGAGCGCCGCCTCGCAGCCATAGTGGCGCGCGGCATGGGCTTCAAGCGCCTCATGCTCCGGGTGGTTGCCGCGGAGCAGGCGCGAGCCGCCCGAGCCTGCTGGCAGGCCGCGCGCGATGCCGGCGGCGAGCGCGTCGCGCAGCGCGTCGGAGGCGGCGAGGCCGAGATAGTCGTTCGACGCGAAATCGCGGCCGGCGCGCGGAGCGAGGGCGCGGCGGCGGCCCTGCTCCGCGAGCGCGGCGAGGTCGGCGCGGTGGGCGGTGAAGGGAGAGTTCGCCACATTTTCTCCTCA from uncultured Sphingopyxis sp. carries:
- a CDS encoding YceI family protein; the encoded protein is MRRIAPLAALALIAAVATPIVVAQGGSAPGAPDKSRVTAGTYAADPGHTMVVWEVDHLGFSKYTGIFGDVTGTLVIDPANPAAAKVDVTIPVSKVTTASAGLTSHLLRPGKDGGKADFFGANPADAKFVSTGVVLDDDGDEAKVTGNLTLNGVTKPVTLDVDFHGAGVGMNKKETIGFEAETTIKRSDFGVSMGIPYVSDEVELEIHAAFEKQ
- a CDS encoding OmpA family protein — protein: MGAVSKSSGAMLMLAMLAAPATGSLAAQEQDTSGSEVMATVYGQLPSPEEMTKGPKVEGIISARSDGRMQVTTADGNNTAIAIADYTKIKSSGGFLGLDRDKLAANSLLNGLPVSVETLQWDGGLVASEVKLKSKDLRTASMIHTGTDQRFAEQTAATDALRSRVGDIDQYNVKATTNVNFDTGKAVLSEQAKADLCAAANQAEGMDNALLLVVGYTDSTGSQEFNQLLSEKRAGRVVNHLQQACGWKPYRMLTPTGMAEADPAADNTTPEGKAQNRRVAVNILVSKATDGL
- a CDS encoding adenosylmethionine--8-amino-7-oxononanoate transaminase, whose amino-acid sequence is MTQTPPSPVWHPFTQHGLGDPIPLISRAKDARLYDANGNSWIDAISSWWVTTHGHAHPRIMAAIRDQSEKLDQLIFAGWTHEPAESLAVELVRITPDPLTRVFFSDSGSTSVEVALKMALGYWFNIGEARSRVLVLEHSYHGDTIGTMSVGERGVYNRAWQPLLFDVGTIPFPHEGMEQATLDALEAACAAQETGGAPAAFIVEPLILGAGGMLIYPAWVLAEMRAICARHNVLFIADEVMTGWGRTGTRFACDQAGVIPDIMCLSKGLTGGAIPLAVTLCIEPIFAAHFSKDRGKAFYHSSSYTANPIACAAANANLAIWRDEPVQARIDALADAQAAHLSLLSHDPRVANPRRLGTIAALDIVVSDAGYLSNLAPRLTAFYRDRGVLLRPLGNTLYAMPPYCIAPDELAQLWDAIAASLDGLEGG
- the bioD gene encoding dethiobiotin synthase, which translates into the protein MTRFVVTGTDTGIGKTIFSAALAQATGAPYWKPIQSGLEEESDSEAVARLAGVRILPEAYRLVTPASPHRAAEIDGVKIDVETLTPPPGDLIVEGAGGALVPVTRTTLYADLFAQWQIPVIVCARTSLGTINHSLLTIEALRSRNIPIHGLAFLGDAVEDSEAIIAEISGVRRLGRLPIINPLDSATLAASFKANFQIADFL
- a CDS encoding 8-amino-7-oxononanoate synthase, with amino-acid sequence MANSPFTAHRADLAALAEQGRRRALAPRAGRDFASNDYLGLAASDALRDALAAGIARGLPAGSGGSRLLRGNHPEHEALEAHAARHYGCEAALFFATGFAANAALFATLPQRGDLIVHDALIHASAHDGMKLGRAGHVAAAHNDAQSFDDIISRWRAGGGAGTPWIAVESLYSMDGDRAPLADLAAVADRHDAVLVVDEAHATGVFGPGGTGLAHALPRRDNLVTLHTCGKALGAEGALLCAPAIACDFLVNRGRPFIFSTAPSPLSAWLVRQAIEIAANQPERQARLHALVRHAAERLVPLGIPASGTQILPVIIGDNDRTMRIAASLRDAGFDIRGIRPPTVAEGSARLRIAITLNVDEANIDAMADALAQAMAAA